A DNA window from Streptomyces sp. CA-278952 contains the following coding sequences:
- a CDS encoding flavin-containing monooxygenase encodes MTTPQAPAPHELAALRRRYRLERERRVRPDGAAQYRDADAEFGYYAADPYTEAPVVRDPLHDTVQVAVIGGGFGGILTGAHLRQQGVERVRILEKGGDFGGTWYWNRYPGVHCDVESHVYLPMLDETGYVPEWKYAPGDEIRRHAVRIARKFDLYADALFSTGVTSLTWEEASETWVVATDRGDTFRATYVVNATGTLTDPKLPGIPGIEDFPGHTFHTSRWDYAYTGGTPRGGMAGLADKRVGIVGTGATGIQVIPMLAEDAAHLYVFQRTPSTVDLRGNRRTTARDVGADREGWARGRRENYLRIVSGESADLDLVADQWTASAGLLEKLLPSFRRQGDRQAFEAAYEAADAAKMNELRARVEQTVTDPRTAEKLKPWYRYACKRPTFSDLYYPAFNRDNVTLVDTADTHGIERVTEHGVMVAGTTYELDCLIFATGFNVGTSGIHSGKLPVHGRGGVQLLHRWARQGPRTLHGFTSNGFPNLLQMGPLQNASSVNFTHILDEQAIHAAALIAAAEAGGALIEPSPETEDAWIAVLAEGAPDHEWFHAECTPGYYNREGRGRPNGPLAYPHGAVAFHELLERWRDESMAEVLRSRTVHPT; translated from the coding sequence GCTACTACGCGGCGGACCCCTACACGGAGGCGCCGGTCGTGCGCGACCCTCTCCACGACACCGTCCAGGTCGCCGTGATCGGCGGCGGATTCGGCGGCATTCTCACCGGGGCGCACCTGCGGCAGCAGGGCGTCGAGCGCGTCCGGATCCTTGAGAAGGGCGGTGATTTTGGCGGCACTTGGTACTGGAACCGGTACCCGGGAGTCCACTGCGACGTCGAGTCCCACGTATACCTGCCGATGCTCGACGAGACCGGCTATGTCCCGGAGTGGAAGTACGCCCCCGGAGACGAGATCCGCCGCCACGCGGTGCGGATCGCGCGGAAGTTCGACCTGTACGCGGATGCGTTGTTCTCCACCGGGGTCACCTCACTGACCTGGGAGGAGGCATCCGAGACCTGGGTCGTGGCCACGGATCGCGGCGACACCTTCCGGGCCACGTACGTCGTCAACGCCACGGGCACCCTCACCGACCCGAAGCTTCCCGGGATCCCCGGCATCGAGGACTTCCCCGGCCACACGTTCCACACCTCGCGGTGGGACTACGCCTACACCGGCGGCACCCCCCGGGGCGGCATGGCCGGACTCGCGGACAAGCGGGTGGGTATCGTCGGAACGGGGGCCACCGGCATCCAGGTCATCCCGATGCTGGCCGAGGACGCCGCACACCTCTACGTCTTCCAGCGCACCCCCTCCACCGTGGACCTACGCGGCAACCGCCGCACCACCGCCCGGGACGTGGGCGCCGACCGTGAGGGCTGGGCCCGGGGGCGACGGGAGAACTACCTCCGGATCGTCTCCGGCGAGAGCGCCGACCTGGACCTGGTGGCGGACCAGTGGACCGCGTCGGCGGGTCTGCTGGAGAAGCTCCTGCCGAGCTTCCGGCGGCAGGGTGACCGGCAGGCCTTTGAAGCCGCCTACGAGGCCGCCGACGCCGCCAAGATGAACGAACTCCGCGCCCGCGTCGAGCAGACGGTCACGGACCCGCGGACGGCGGAGAAACTCAAGCCCTGGTACCGCTACGCCTGCAAACGCCCCACCTTCTCCGACCTGTACTACCCGGCGTTCAACCGCGACAACGTCACTCTCGTCGACACCGCGGACACCCACGGCATCGAACGCGTCACCGAGCACGGTGTCATGGTCGCCGGCACCACGTACGAACTCGACTGCCTGATCTTCGCCACCGGGTTCAACGTCGGGACCTCCGGCATCCACTCCGGGAAGCTCCCCGTCCACGGCCGGGGCGGCGTCCAACTGCTGCACAGGTGGGCGCGACAGGGCCCGCGCACGCTCCACGGCTTCACGAGCAACGGCTTCCCCAACCTCCTCCAGATGGGGCCCCTCCAGAACGCCAGCAGCGTCAACTTCACCCACATCCTGGACGAGCAGGCCATCCACGCCGCCGCCCTCATCGCAGCCGCGGAAGCCGGCGGCGCCCTCATCGAACCCTCCCCCGAGACCGAGGACGCCTGGATCGCCGTCCTGGCCGAGGGTGCGCCCGACCACGAGTGGTTCCACGCCGAGTGCACCCCCGGCTACTACAACCGTGAAGGGCGAGGCCGGCCCAACGGTCCCCTCGCCTATCCGCACGGAGCCGTCGCCTTTCACGAGCTTCTGGAACGCTGGCGCGACGAGTCCATGGCGGAAGTCCTCCGGAGCAGGACCGTCCACCCCACCTGA